A genomic window from Leptospira andrefontaineae includes:
- a CDS encoding response regulator transcription factor, with product MKAESLKILVAEDNLKLRKAMISGLEESRKIKSVFDCDSGEEAIRYCLEGDVDVLLLDVRLAGKLNGIETIISIRKEFPRKPVVIYSIQDSDEYFRTFRSSGILSHYAYIRKSNYLLPQMVVPLIRLAYDGKSFIDPEIESRVTEVREKDENSPLAVLEPNERSVAEMLAKGFSNEQIAKHFGFKDKRTISRINGQIYSAWGLNDTNSDEKVARTRAALIILSNRFLEWEEDEKIFYRNSSGERIPWKPNFDDRS from the coding sequence ATGAAAGCCGAGTCTCTCAAGATACTGGTCGCGGAAGACAATCTAAAACTAAGAAAAGCGATGATCTCCGGCTTGGAAGAATCCCGAAAAATAAAATCCGTATTCGACTGTGACTCAGGAGAAGAGGCAATCCGTTACTGTTTAGAAGGAGATGTAGACGTCCTTCTTTTAGATGTGAGACTCGCAGGTAAATTAAACGGGATAGAAACCATCATCTCAATCCGGAAGGAATTCCCACGTAAACCTGTAGTCATTTATTCTATACAAGACAGCGATGAATATTTCAGGACTTTCAGAAGTTCCGGGATCTTAAGCCATTATGCTTACATTCGAAAATCAAATTATCTTCTTCCACAAATGGTGGTCCCACTTATTCGATTAGCTTACGATGGAAAAAGTTTTATAGATCCAGAAATAGAATCCAGAGTCACCGAAGTCAGGGAGAAGGACGAAAATTCTCCTCTTGCAGTATTAGAACCAAACGAAAGATCCGTAGCGGAAATGTTGGCCAAAGGATTCAGCAATGAACAGATCGCAAAACATTTCGGGTTCAAAGATAAAAGAACGATCAGCAGGATTAACGGACAAATCTATTCAGCTTGGGGATTAAACGATACAAATTCGGATGAAAAAGTTGCACGAACAAGAGCAGCACTCATCATATTATCCAATCGTTTTTTAGAATGGGAGGAAGACGAAAAAATTTTTTATAGGAATTCTTCAGGAGAAAGGATTCCGTGGAAGCCGAACTTTGACGATAGATCTTGA
- a CDS encoding sensor histidine kinase has translation MTIDLEILICSIFIFLSTNLFWLGSTTGTNLEKKNAAAYFSIFTLIVSSLLFSFSAILGQNGFLAVSSYPILYFFPGLILLILIPFGWFVVIVWFFGFLKKKGIFLFLFYILSFCQLVAITILLAYNPAKTWNISLFEYWKFVPFSFKSAYLIYIFSCIFLSLLCLFLFKISDNSLSELGRQKAVPFLKLIGFSLFGVVLLVSVLFIGDEFGIIENLILKAEKEPKYFYGFVICIQSLICVSILVLGWALTSYEILTGRILPKISLKQEWKNSVYASLALSALYFLFAKLGYPRAEIPIIFSYSFFLSRFFTIRKNKEVSSKQNKVLKKILSSGSVKLSFGYLCKDVLEATKAALVFQGKIPYISDTNIYYPENTPSETFDFSKIDPSPENPKIQYLDKDRFSGFVIRVKIESVLSEDAYLILGQKENGGLFAEEEIEIAKITGTWLVHSLFLEETGNILEELQRKKIQEQRLSDQKTRQILHDEILPEIHSLILEISNDKSGSLNSQHANSLTELHKRISSLLREMSDTGLEISRLGLTSMLQKLGDSEAKNSDLIWEIDPNVNSQIENYPPEVQEVLYYAFRESLRNAVKYSGDVQSQITIRIQYESGLSIQIRNGIGKELTSIRSSGQGLKIHSALLKIFQGSLTLEFPSAKEAVIRIFLPSPKI, from the coding sequence TTGACGATAGATCTTGAAATATTAATCTGTTCCATTTTTATCTTTCTTTCCACAAATTTGTTTTGGTTAGGATCGACAACTGGAACGAATTTAGAAAAGAAAAACGCTGCCGCATATTTCAGTATTTTCACTTTAATCGTATCTTCTTTATTATTCTCCTTCTCTGCTATCCTGGGCCAAAACGGATTTTTAGCAGTATCCTCGTATCCGATCTTATATTTTTTTCCGGGACTTATCTTACTAATACTAATCCCATTCGGATGGTTTGTTGTCATCGTTTGGTTTTTCGGCTTCTTAAAAAAGAAAGGTATTTTTCTTTTCTTATTTTATATATTATCCTTTTGTCAATTGGTTGCTATCACGATCCTACTTGCCTACAATCCCGCAAAAACATGGAATATCAGTTTATTTGAATATTGGAAATTTGTTCCGTTTTCCTTTAAATCTGCCTACTTAATCTATATTTTCTCCTGCATTTTCCTTTCTTTACTTTGTTTATTCTTATTCAAAATTTCTGATAATAGCCTTTCCGAGTTAGGACGACAGAAGGCGGTTCCTTTTTTAAAGTTAATCGGGTTTTCTCTGTTTGGAGTAGTGTTATTAGTTTCCGTTCTATTCATAGGGGATGAATTCGGAATTATAGAAAATCTGATCTTAAAAGCAGAAAAAGAACCTAAATACTTTTATGGATTCGTAATCTGTATACAGTCACTTATCTGTGTTTCTATTTTGGTTTTAGGCTGGGCATTAACATCTTACGAAATACTCACAGGAAGAATACTACCTAAGATCAGTTTAAAACAAGAATGGAAAAATTCTGTTTATGCTTCCCTTGCACTTTCTGCCCTGTATTTTCTTTTTGCAAAATTAGGATATCCTAGAGCAGAAATACCGATCATATTCTCTTATTCCTTCTTTCTTTCCCGATTTTTTACGATTCGAAAAAATAAAGAGGTAAGTTCCAAACAAAACAAAGTCTTAAAAAAGATCTTATCATCCGGTTCGGTCAAACTTTCCTTCGGATATTTATGCAAAGACGTATTGGAAGCTACAAAGGCTGCCTTGGTTTTTCAAGGAAAAATTCCTTATATCTCGGACACGAATATCTATTATCCCGAAAATACTCCGTCGGAAACATTTGATTTTTCTAAAATAGATCCAAGCCCGGAGAATCCCAAGATTCAATATTTAGATAAAGACCGGTTTTCTGGATTTGTAATCCGAGTAAAAATAGAAAGTGTTCTTTCCGAAGATGCTTATTTAATTTTAGGGCAAAAAGAGAATGGAGGGCTATTCGCAGAAGAAGAAATCGAGATCGCGAAGATCACAGGAACATGGCTCGTACATTCTTTATTTTTAGAAGAAACTGGAAATATTTTAGAAGAACTGCAAAGAAAGAAAATCCAAGAACAAAGGCTTTCTGACCAAAAAACCAGACAAATCCTCCATGATGAAATACTTCCTGAAATCCATTCTCTTATTTTAGAGATCTCTAACGACAAATCAGGAAGTCTCAACTCTCAACACGCAAATTCACTTACAGAACTTCATAAAAGAATTTCTTCTTTATTGAGAGAAATGTCTGATACCGGTTTGGAAATTTCTAGGCTAGGTCTAACTTCTATGTTACAAAAATTGGGAGATAGCGAAGCAAAAAATTCCGATTTGATTTGGGAAATAGATCCAAATGTGAATTCTCAAATAGAAAACTATCCTCCTGAAGTTCAGGAAGTTTTGTATTATGCATTCAGAGAATCATTGCGCAATGCGGTAAAGTATTCCGGAGACGTCCAATCACAAATCACGATTCGTATTCAATATGAGAGCGGCTTATCTATCCAGATTAGAAATGGAATAGGAAAAGAACTCACCTCAATACGTTCTTCCGGCCAAGGATTGAAAATACATAGCGCATTATTGAAAATTTTCCAAGGTTCTTTGACATTGGAATTTCCTAGCGCTAAAGAAGCTGTAATCAGGATCTTTCTTCCTTCTCCCAAAATATAA
- a CDS encoding sugar transferase, whose amino-acid sequence MKRILEFSLALVALIAFSPILLGIFLLISVFDPGRIFFLQERTGLRKKIFRIWKFRTLKDGVPTRIGSFLRNTGLDELPQIWNILKGDMSIVGPRPLTEKDIERLGWGVEGLDRRWSVRPGITGLSQLYSGRGSKYSLCFDLSYLDRRSFILDLKIVILTLSMNLFGKKRIRNLLWTRLQKRDRGYFWGNWAKHFRKNADRPYPIVQEQVIGFIPQKRLPVAKSLAIFQLGEAGEGRIAKDIDHIHIYGVDPNYREALKLFVKEEGRHARILGDCVRALRGELIESNWTEKLFHFGRRLLGTRLKLMVLLVAEVIGICFYKKIAEKIPFGSVKNALLHIAEDEEKHLIFHCTFFKIRLKNPSTRFLFKIIWRFLSFVACVSVLMDHRKTFKALEVPMKDCYLQFMDISRNTERKILQTFFA is encoded by the coding sequence ATGAAACGAATTTTAGAATTTTCTTTGGCTTTGGTTGCGCTCATTGCATTTTCCCCGATTTTACTTGGGATCTTTTTACTGATCTCAGTCTTTGATCCCGGCCGGATTTTCTTCCTACAGGAAAGGACAGGTTTGAGAAAGAAGATATTTCGGATCTGGAAATTCAGGACCTTAAAAGACGGAGTTCCAACAAGGATTGGTTCTTTTTTGAGAAACACCGGTCTCGACGAACTTCCTCAAATTTGGAATATACTAAAAGGAGATATGAGTATTGTAGGCCCTCGGCCTTTGACCGAGAAAGATATCGAACGATTGGGTTGGGGAGTAGAAGGATTAGATCGAAGATGGTCTGTTCGTCCAGGGATCACCGGACTTTCTCAATTGTACTCCGGAAGAGGATCTAAATATTCACTTTGTTTCGATCTTTCCTATCTTGATAGAAGAAGTTTTATTTTGGATCTTAAGATCGTAATTCTAACTTTATCAATGAATCTTTTCGGGAAGAAAAGAATTAGAAATTTATTATGGACCCGTCTTCAAAAAAGGGATCGAGGATATTTTTGGGGGAATTGGGCTAAACATTTTAGAAAGAACGCAGATCGTCCTTATCCTATTGTACAAGAGCAGGTCATAGGTTTTATTCCTCAAAAACGTCTTCCAGTCGCTAAATCTCTTGCGATCTTTCAGTTAGGTGAAGCAGGAGAAGGTAGGATCGCAAAAGATATAGATCATATACATATCTACGGAGTGGACCCAAATTATAGAGAAGCACTGAAACTTTTTGTAAAAGAAGAAGGTAGACATGCTCGTATTTTAGGTGATTGCGTTCGAGCATTAAGGGGAGAACTGATCGAAAGTAACTGGACTGAGAAACTTTTTCATTTTGGAAGAAGGCTTTTAGGAACCAGGCTTAAGTTAATGGTGTTATTAGTCGCAGAAGTGATTGGAATCTGTTTTTATAAGAAGATTGCAGAGAAAATTCCATTCGGTTCCGTAAAGAATGCACTACTACATATCGCGGAAGATGAGGAAAAACATCTGATCTTTCATTGTACATTTTTTAAGATCAGGCTTAAAAATCCCAGCACCCGGTTTCTTTTCAAGATCATCTGGAGATTTCTTTCTTTCGTGGCTTGTGTTTCCGTTTTGATGGACCATCGTAAAACTTTTAAAGCATTAGAAGTCCCGATGAAAGATTGTTATCTTCAGTTTATGGATATTTCCCGAAACACGGAGAGAAAAATTCTCCAAACTTTCTTCGCCTAA
- a CDS encoding TetR/AcrR family transcriptional regulator, whose product MPVNRKRRQQQGPGRPFKKDKITVREDLISAGTELLKTTPLEEISLRKVASLAGVSHAASYHHFENKNALLAAISERGFQKYFSEYQKELEKTENDFLGRFHALGWTYIQFILNNQQFARIMFGGIDINLHPTLSAVSRRTYRQLHEIIRMGQRLGAIKPGQTREKTVASWSMIHGIAMLFLEGRIKPQKKKEDMKKFILSVIECAYTGMTLPISMEE is encoded by the coding sequence ATGCCCGTAAATAGGAAGCGCCGCCAACAACAGGGTCCGGGAAGGCCGTTTAAAAAAGACAAGATCACTGTCAGAGAAGATCTTATATCTGCGGGTACTGAATTATTAAAGACCACTCCTCTTGAAGAGATCTCCTTAAGAAAGGTTGCATCACTTGCAGGAGTAAGTCATGCGGCTTCATATCATCATTTCGAAAACAAAAATGCTTTGCTCGCTGCAATTTCAGAAAGGGGATTTCAGAAATATTTCTCCGAATATCAGAAGGAGTTGGAAAAAACGGAAAACGATTTTCTAGGACGTTTTCACGCGCTCGGTTGGACTTATATTCAGTTTATTCTGAATAACCAGCAGTTTGCAAGGATCATGTTCGGTGGTATTGATATAAATTTACATCCTACATTGTCCGCAGTTTCTAGAAGAACATATAGACAGTTGCATGAGATTATACGTATGGGGCAAAGATTGGGAGCGATCAAGCCAGGGCAAACACGAGAGAAAACTGTAGCTTCCTGGTCTATGATCCACGGGATCGCAATGCTCTTTTTGGAAGGTAGGATAAAGCCCCAAAAGAAGAAAGAGGACATGAAAAAGTTTATCTTGTCCGTAATAGAATGTGCATATACCGGAATGACTCTGCCTATATCAATGGAAGAATGA
- a CDS encoding FAD-dependent oxidoreductase: MEKAFQPINIGKFTLPNRFVMGSMHLGLEGKTETAERMAAFYGKRFEGGVGLIVTGGISVNEEGRGSKHFFNIQNEEHASELKKMNDLLNGSGTMCAQLFHAGRYAFDRNCVGPSALRAPINRYVPRALTEEECWKTVEDFGIAAKLAKETGFGAVEIMGSEGYLINQFFSPVTNHRDDHFGGDHKRRMNMAVEVLRAVVKNLPEGFPIIFRMSGIDLIPGNPTFEEVCDLAQTLKQEGVSALNIGIGWHESRIPTISQLVPRGAWANIAARIKEKTPGIPIIASNRVNDPSTVQRIFDTNQADIISMARPFLADAFIVKKIQTGMSNRINTCIACNQSCLDHAFVDKSVSCLVNPQAVNELEYKIDPNTKPQKVVVIGSGPGGLEAARASASLGHEVILLEKADQLGGQFQLASNIPGKSEFKETIRYFKNELPALGVDIRLNTNCDLNLLEELNPDAIIFATGVKPREFTLPGINNLPVGNYTDYLTGKFKAGKKVAVIGGGGIGVDVAHKLTEENDPNLESYSKKYNIDSYTNAVIQPHKSERDVAIFRRSGKHGAGLGPTTFWALKQELEASGVEFFQGLNYKEITKEGLKITLKNGEEVLYPCDSLVLCVGQEKESSLYETYKSLYPQKQIFIIGGAKDSKGIDAERAFLEGLNAAYSIGKENRVEVNV, translated from the coding sequence ATGGAAAAAGCGTTTCAACCCATAAACATTGGAAAGTTTACCCTTCCGAATCGATTTGTGATGGGATCCATGCACCTCGGGCTCGAAGGCAAAACGGAAACTGCAGAAAGAATGGCCGCATTCTATGGAAAACGTTTCGAAGGAGGCGTCGGCCTTATAGTCACCGGTGGAATAAGTGTAAACGAAGAAGGAAGAGGATCTAAACACTTCTTTAATATACAAAATGAAGAACACGCATCTGAATTAAAAAAAATGAACGATCTTCTGAATGGAAGCGGAACCATGTGCGCTCAACTTTTTCATGCAGGACGTTATGCATTCGATAGAAACTGTGTAGGCCCTTCTGCCCTTCGCGCCCCAATTAATAGATATGTTCCCAGAGCTCTCACGGAAGAAGAATGTTGGAAAACCGTAGAAGATTTTGGGATCGCAGCAAAGCTCGCAAAAGAAACAGGGTTTGGAGCAGTAGAAATTATGGGAAGTGAAGGTTATCTCATTAATCAATTCTTCTCTCCTGTAACAAATCATAGGGATGATCATTTTGGTGGAGATCATAAAAGAAGAATGAATATGGCTGTCGAAGTTCTAAGAGCAGTCGTAAAAAATCTTCCAGAAGGTTTTCCTATAATTTTTAGAATGTCCGGAATCGATCTCATCCCTGGGAACCCAACTTTCGAAGAAGTATGTGATCTAGCTCAAACATTAAAGCAAGAAGGTGTATCCGCTTTAAATATAGGGATCGGGTGGCATGAATCAAGGATACCAACGATAAGCCAATTAGTACCGAGAGGAGCTTGGGCAAATATTGCAGCTAGGATCAAAGAAAAAACCCCAGGTATTCCTATTATTGCCTCCAATCGTGTAAATGATCCGAGCACAGTACAAAGAATTTTTGATACAAATCAGGCTGATATAATTTCTATGGCGAGGCCATTTCTAGCGGACGCCTTTATCGTAAAAAAAATCCAAACGGGTATGTCAAATCGGATCAACACATGTATCGCATGTAACCAATCTTGTTTGGATCATGCTTTCGTAGATAAATCGGTTTCTTGCCTAGTCAATCCACAAGCTGTAAATGAATTGGAATATAAAATAGATCCCAATACGAAACCGCAAAAAGTTGTGGTGATCGGCTCCGGACCCGGAGGGTTAGAGGCAGCAAGAGCAAGTGCTTCCCTAGGTCACGAAGTTATATTACTGGAAAAAGCCGATCAGTTAGGTGGGCAGTTCCAACTTGCTTCTAATATCCCGGGCAAATCCGAATTTAAAGAAACGATCCGTTATTTCAAAAACGAACTTCCTGCACTCGGAGTGGATATCCGTTTAAATACAAATTGTGATCTAAACTTACTTGAAGAATTAAATCCGGATGCGATTATATTTGCTACCGGTGTTAAACCGAGAGAATTTACATTACCTGGTATTAATAATCTTCCTGTCGGAAATTATACAGATTATCTGACCGGGAAATTCAAAGCAGGAAAAAAAGTAGCTGTGATCGGAGGAGGAGGGATCGGCGTTGATGTGGCTCATAAATTGACCGAAGAAAACGATCCTAATCTAGAATCTTATTCAAAAAAATATAATATCGATTCGTATACGAATGCCGTTATCCAGCCTCATAAATCGGAAAGAGATGTTGCGATTTTTAGAAGAAGTGGAAAACATGGTGCCGGCTTGGGACCTACTACTTTTTGGGCTCTCAAACAAGAATTGGAAGCATCCGGAGTAGAATTCTTTCAAGGACTCAACTATAAAGAGATCACTAAAGAAGGTTTAAAGATAACCTTGAAAAACGGAGAAGAGGTTCTTTATCCATGCGATTCATTGGTTCTTTGTGTGGGACAAGAAAAAGAAAGTTCTCTCTATGAAACCTACAAATCTTTATACCCTCAAAAACAGATATTCATTATCGGGGGAGCAAAAGATTCTAAAGGAATTGATGCAGAGAGAGCGTTCTTAGAAGGACTAAACGCAGCTTATAGTATTGGAAAAGAAAACAGAGTCGAAGTAAACGTATAA
- a CDS encoding flavin-containing monooxygenase, with protein sequence MQPQNRKEKSISIAIIGTGFGGLCAAIQLKKNGFHNFVIYEKSNSVGGTWRENTYPGAACDVPSHLYSFSFEPNSNWPRKYSAQPEILSYLKHCAEKYGILPHIRFGIEIKSADWDDSSRVWKIKTSQNETLEHDVFISAVGQLNRPALPSIKGLESFKGRIFHSANWDPSYNFSGKKIAAIGTGASAIQFIPQIVNQGAEVTVFQRTAPWVVPKPDRKYFSFEMFLFKYLPGYRLLHRLQIYMWNEIRMIAFQKNNHANKIVKWMSLSHMKKFVKDPELRKILTPDYPAGCKRILLSNDYYEALAKPNTKVLSESIQEANAEGIVTKDGLKKFDAIVFGTGFKATEFLSPMKVKGTKNQDLNEVWKNGAEAYLGVTVAGFPNFYILYGPNTNLAHNSIVYMIESQVRYLISALNEMNKKGIQALIPKARSMQNYNASLNKKFDKFVWDTGCTNWYINASGKNTNNWPGHTYEYSYRTRKIDLSEYEILSN encoded by the coding sequence ATGCAGCCACAAAACAGAAAAGAAAAATCGATCTCTATCGCAATTATAGGTACAGGTTTTGGCGGTTTATGTGCTGCAATACAACTTAAGAAGAATGGATTCCATAATTTCGTAATTTACGAAAAATCAAATTCAGTAGGAGGAACTTGGAGAGAAAATACTTATCCAGGAGCTGCATGCGATGTTCCTTCTCATCTTTACTCTTTTTCCTTCGAACCGAATTCAAACTGGCCTAGAAAATATTCCGCACAACCTGAGATACTTTCTTACTTAAAACATTGTGCAGAAAAATACGGAATACTTCCTCATATTCGTTTCGGGATCGAGATCAAGTCTGCGGATTGGGATGATTCTTCCAGAGTTTGGAAGATCAAAACTTCTCAAAATGAAACATTAGAGCATGATGTTTTTATTTCTGCAGTGGGACAATTGAATCGCCCCGCCCTACCTTCGATCAAAGGTTTGGAAAGTTTTAAAGGTAGAATATTCCATTCTGCGAATTGGGATCCTTCTTATAATTTTTCAGGAAAGAAGATCGCCGCAATCGGAACCGGCGCCAGTGCTATTCAATTCATTCCACAAATCGTAAACCAAGGAGCAGAAGTGACAGTGTTCCAAAGAACTGCACCTTGGGTGGTCCCTAAACCGGATCGCAAATATTTCAGTTTCGAAATGTTCCTATTTAAGTATCTTCCTGGCTACAGATTGCTGCACAGGCTCCAGATCTATATGTGGAACGAGATCAGGATGATCGCATTCCAAAAGAATAATCATGCAAACAAGATCGTAAAATGGATGAGCCTTTCTCATATGAAAAAGTTCGTCAAAGATCCGGAACTACGTAAAATTCTAACTCCGGATTATCCTGCTGGATGCAAACGTATTCTCCTATCCAATGATTATTACGAAGCATTAGCTAAACCGAATACAAAGGTACTTTCTGAATCCATCCAAGAAGCAAATGCAGAAGGAATAGTAACCAAGGACGGTCTCAAAAAATTCGATGCGATCGTTTTTGGGACTGGATTTAAGGCCACAGAGTTTCTTTCTCCTATGAAAGTAAAAGGAACTAAAAACCAAGATCTGAATGAGGTTTGGAAGAATGGCGCAGAGGCTTATCTAGGTGTAACTGTTGCCGGCTTTCCGAATTTTTATATTTTATACGGCCCGAATACGAATCTGGCTCATAATTCTATCGTATACATGATCGAATCCCAGGTGCGTTATCTTATTTCTGCATTAAATGAAATGAATAAAAAAGGGATCCAAGCATTGATCCCTAAGGCCCGTAGTATGCAAAACTACAATGCATCTTTAAATAAAAAATTCGATAAGTTCGTTTGGGATACTGGATGTACAAATTGGTATATCAACGCTTCCGGAAAGAACACGAATAATTGGCCGGGTCATACATACGAATATTCTTATAGAACTAGAAAGATTGACCTATCTGAATATGAGATCCTATCTAATTAG
- a CDS encoding LEA type 2 family protein has product MIQKTSLHTYIGITLIANLLFGCAQLQKVDLKKVKEKIEDLDRPSFILEKVSIAEINLSEIKLRVDSKVKNPYPIALPATNLEMNILIEGQQFTKAKTKIPTVGGNSNKPVPVDLTFAYNDLVALYKKVPGKIDLVVKVQGVVSLPIPEKYRSIAGAASLDFPFEEERKIPAVLPDIEIRNFKIIKPDPSTILSSAGTEDLAKKATSFLDTLLSPQKKSPGSAVAAGLSSLDLKVDTEFQIVLKNRATSRLQFSEFEFELTLEKEKFLTGQPVRIENQGQESILSVRTSFPLGTVTQGIANAVSKRSAAFRLNGKATTESPEIGTGPVPFKFDKSGSFSWN; this is encoded by the coding sequence ATGATCCAAAAAACTTCCTTACATACATATATTGGAATTACTCTTATAGCAAACCTTCTATTCGGTTGTGCTCAATTACAAAAAGTTGATTTAAAAAAAGTAAAAGAAAAGATTGAGGATTTGGATAGACCCTCCTTTATTTTAGAAAAAGTTTCTATTGCGGAAATCAATCTATCCGAGATCAAACTGAGAGTGGATTCGAAAGTGAAAAATCCATATCCCATCGCTTTGCCAGCAACCAATCTTGAGATGAATATCCTGATCGAGGGCCAACAATTCACAAAGGCAAAAACCAAAATCCCTACAGTAGGTGGGAATTCCAACAAACCGGTTCCAGTGGACCTAACATTCGCTTATAATGATCTGGTAGCACTTTACAAAAAAGTTCCGGGAAAGATAGATTTAGTAGTCAAAGTCCAAGGAGTTGTTTCACTTCCTATCCCTGAAAAATACAGATCTATCGCAGGTGCTGCATCTCTCGACTTTCCATTCGAAGAAGAAAGAAAGATCCCGGCGGTTCTTCCGGACATAGAGATCCGAAATTTTAAAATTATAAAACCGGACCCTTCTACCATCTTAAGCTCCGCAGGCACGGAAGACCTGGCAAAAAAAGCCACATCATTCTTAGATACATTACTTAGTCCTCAGAAAAAATCCCCAGGCTCAGCAGTCGCCGCAGGATTATCCTCACTCGACTTAAAAGTAGATACAGAATTTCAGATCGTATTAAAAAACAGAGCCACATCTAGATTACAATTTTCTGAATTTGAATTTGAGCTGACTCTCGAAAAGGAAAAATTCCTGACAGGCCAACCGGTCCGGATCGAAAACCAAGGGCAAGAATCCATCCTAAGTGTTCGCACCTCCTTCCCACTCGGAACAGTCACACAAGGAATCGCAAACGCAGTCTCCAAAAGGTCCGCAGCATTCCGATTGAACGGAAAGGCAACCACTGAATCCCCGGAGATAGGAACAGGTCCGGTTCCATTCAAATTCGACAAATCCGGCTCTTTTAGCTGGAATTAA